Part of the Erwinia amylovora genome is shown below.
GAATCAGCTTCGCCCGCAAAGCATTCCTGAAGAGGTGATTGCCGGCGCTTCAGCGCTGGTACTGACTTCTTATCTGGTGCGTTGCAACCCGGGCGAGCCGATGCCGTTAGCCACCATGCAGGCGATTGAATGGGCGAAAAAGCATAACGTGCCGGTGGTGCTGACGCTGGGCACCAAATATGTGATTGCGGATAATCCGCAGTTCTGGCGTGATTTCATTCGCGATCATGTTTCGGTGGTGGCGATGAATGAGGAAGAAGCTTTTGAGCTTACCGGCCAGCGCGATCCGCTTCAGGCAGCGAACATGGCCCTTGACTGGGTCGATCTGGTATTGTGTACAGCTGGCCCGGACGGGCTGTATATGGCTGCATTTACCGAAGATTCGGCTAAACGTGCCACCCAGCATCCGCTCTTACCGGGTGCAATCCCCGAATTTAACCGTTATGAATTCAGCCGGGCAATGCGCTATCAGGACTGTCGTCATCCGCTGCGAATTTTTTCCCACATTGCCCCGTATATGGGCGGGCCGGAAAAGATCAAGAACACCAACGGGGCTGGCGATGGCGCGCTGGCGGCGCTGCTGCATGATATCACGGCGAATAATTTCCACCGCGCTAACGTGCCTAACTCCAGTAAACACGCACGCAGCTATCTGACCTATTCGTCGCTTGCGCAGGTATGTAAATATGCCAACCGCGTCAGTTATCAGGTGCTGAACCAGCACTCCCCACGTCTGACGCGTGCTCTGCCCGAGCGGGAAGACAGTCTGGAAGAGTCGTATTGGGAACGCTAAGCCGCATCTGTATGTACAGGAAACTGACAGCCTCCTGTACTCTACTCCCTTTCAAAACAACAATCAGCCAGCTTCAAATGTCTCGTCCCACGCTAAAGTTACTGTGCATTATCTCAATAAGGCAGGCGAGGGATAAAGTCGTTTTCTGACTTGGATAATCAATTTAATTCATTTAACATAAGTTTTTTCCTAGTGGAACCACACAATAGCCTATAAAGGAGCTATTATGGG
Proteins encoded:
- a CDS encoding inosine/guanosine kinase, with protein sequence MKFPGQRKSKHYFPVSARDPLLQSAQPENEAARSWIVGIDQILVDIEAKVDDEFFSRYGLSIGHSLVIADDVAEALYGELQRNNLIRHQFAGGTIGNTLHNYSVLADDRSVLLGVMCSNVQIGGYAYRYLCNTSSRTDLNYLQGVDGAIGRCFTLINANGERTFAISPGMMNQLRPQSIPEEVIAGASALVLTSYLVRCNPGEPMPLATMQAIEWAKKHNVPVVLTLGTKYVIADNPQFWRDFIRDHVSVVAMNEEEAFELTGQRDPLQAANMALDWVDLVLCTAGPDGLYMAAFTEDSAKRATQHPLLPGAIPEFNRYEFSRAMRYQDCRHPLRIFSHIAPYMGGPEKIKNTNGAGDGALAALLHDITANNFHRANVPNSSKHARSYLTYSSLAQVCKYANRVSYQVLNQHSPRLTRALPEREDSLEESYWER